The sequence below is a genomic window from Actinokineospora baliensis.
AGAAAACGGACCGGCAGACCGGCGCCGAGGGGCTGACGATGCGCCGCTTGGCGCAGCGGCTCGGGGTCACCTCGACCGCGCTCTACTGGCACGTGGCGACGAAGGACGATGTCCAAGACCTGGCCGTGGGCCAGGTCTTGGTGCCACCGGCGTTCGGCTC
It includes:
- a CDS encoding TetR family transcriptional regulator, giving the protein MADKPGAVWLREKTDRQTGAEGLTMRRLAQRLGVTSTALYWHVATKDDVQDLAVGQVLVPPAFGSPSSPGCWPTT